The window CCGTAGAACCAGGTCGGGATGCCGATGGAGCGGCCGCCCTTCGGCCAGCGGGAGCGCACCTCGAAGGCGGCCGTCGCCCACTCGGTGATCGAGGGCGTGAACTTGGGGGCCTTGGCGAGGAGTCGAAGCGCGTCGGTGAGCATCTCGTCGCCGTGCGGGGCCGCGTACGCGCCGAGGTTCGCCGCCTCCATCGCGCCGGGCCCGCCGCCGGTGGCGACCGTGAAACCGGCGCGGGCCAGCTCCCGGCCGAGCCGCGCGGCACCCTCATACGCCTGCGTGCCGCGGCCCATCGCGTGGCCGCCCATGACGCCCACCACCCGGGCGCCGGACAGGAGTTCGTCGAGCGCGTCCGAGACGGAGTCGTCGTGGACCGCGCGGAGCATGGAGGCGTAGATGTCGCCGTCCGCCTTCGTCTGCTGGAACCAGGTGTACGAGCGGGCGTCGGGCGTGGCCTCGTAGCCGTCCGGCAGGGAAGCGAAGAGTTCGTCGGGGGAGTAGACCAGGCCCCGGTACGGGTCGAAGGGGAGGCCGGGGACGGGCGGGAAGACCAGGGCGCCGTCCGTGCGGATCTTCGCGGCCGCGTCCTCGCGCATCGGGCAGCCGAGGAAGACGGCGCCCGCGGTGTCCGTGGTGAGCAGTTCGCGCGTACGGTCCGTCAGATCGACGGCTTGGACCCGGAATCCGGCGAGGGTGCCGCGTGCCGCGACGGTCGCGTCGAACTCCTCCAGCGTCTCTATCTCACGGTCGTTGTGGTGGGCCGCATGGGCGGGCATCGTCTGCACCCGCCCATGCTAGGCACCCTGTGGGGGACGGCGGGCCTCAGCCCTCGATGGCCGACGGGTCCATCCACACGACCTCCCAGGTGTGGCCGTCGAGGTCGTCGAAGGCGCGGCCGTACATGAAGCCCGGGTCCTGGACCTGGTCCGATGCCGTGCCGCCCGCGGCGACCGCCTTCTCGACCAGCTCGTCGACCCTCTCGCGGCTCTCGGCGCTCAGACAGATCAGCACCTCGCTGGTCGTCGTTGCGTCCGCGATCTCCTTCTTGGTGAAGGTCGAGTAGAACGACTTGGTGAGCAGCATCGCGACGATGGTGTCGCTGATCACGACGGACGCCGCGTTCTCGTCGCTGAACTGCGGGTTGATGGAGTAACCGAGCTCCGTGAAGAACTTCTTCGAGGCGTCGAGGTCGTTCACGGGCAGGTTCAGGAAGATCATCTGCTGGTACGCGGGGGCGGTCATGGTGGTCTCTCCCATCGGGGTGGCTGCTGTTCGGTGGGGTAGACCGGGGGGCCGGGCGGAACTCATCGCCGGGCGGAGACTTTTTTCCTACGAGTTTTTCGCCGGGGTGGGCAGGGCCCGCGCTACTGCTTCACCGTGCCAGGGGAAGGGCGGCCAGCTCGGCCACGATCAGGGTGAGCGGGCCGAAGAAGGCCAGCAGGATGCTGGCGCGCAGGGCGGCGGCGCTGCGGAGCATCGCGGTGGGGGCGCCGAGGCGGACGAGCGCGGCCGTGGTGTCGGCGCGTGCGTGTTTGGCCTCCACGGTGGCCGTGAGGAGGGTGGCCACGGTGCAGCCGGTGACCAGGGTGACACCGAGGGTGGTGAGGGGGCCGAAGGGCGGGGTGGCCGGGTGGTCGGAGAGGGGCGCCATGGCGTACGCGGCGGAGGTGACGGCGCAGACGATGCCGAGGGGGCGGCCGATGCGGACGGCTTCCTCCATCAGGACCCGGCCGGCCAGGAGGCGCAGGGCTCCCGGTCGTGCGGTCTGCAGGATGCGGCCGCAGAGGTGGGTGAGGCCGGGGGCGGCCAGGGCGAGCCCGAGGGCGGTGAGCAGCCAGCCGACGACGACTCCGGCGGTGCCGGTGGGGAGGGCGGCGGGCATGGTGACGGCGGTGCCGGTCGTGGTGCGGCCGGCGTAGGCCTCCACGGCGAGGCCCGCGGCGAGTACCGCGATGCCCCAGGGGAGGCCGGCGGGGGGTTTGCGGGGGGAGAGCGCGC of the Streptomyces sp. T12 genome contains:
- a CDS encoding LOG family protein; its protein translation is MQTMPAHAAHHNDREIETLEEFDATVAARGTLAGFRVQAVDLTDRTRELLTTDTAGAVFLGCPMREDAAAKIRTDGALVFPPVPGLPFDPYRGLVYSPDELFASLPDGYEATPDARSYTWFQQTKADGDIYASMLRAVHDDSVSDALDELLSGARVVGVMGGHAMGRGTQAYEGAARLGRELARAGFTVATGGGPGAMEAANLGAYAAPHGDEMLTDALRLLAKAPKFTPSITEWATAAFEVRSRWPKGGRSIGIPTWFYGHEPPNPFASHIAKYFANATREDGLLARSNAGVVFLPGAAGTVQEIFDNATPNYYESRGEPTPMVLVDRAHWTEKLPAWPLLKSLARDRSMESRIALVDRIEEAPEALKRLSD
- a CDS encoding VOC family protein, with protein sequence MTAPAYQQMIFLNLPVNDLDASKKFFTELGYSINPQFSDENAASVVISDTIVAMLLTKSFYSTFTKKEIADATTTSEVLICLSAESRERVDELVEKAVAAGGTASDQVQDPGFMYGRAFDDLDGHTWEVVWMDPSAIEG